Proteins from a single region of Mesotoga sp. BH458_6_3_2_1:
- the mnhG gene encoding monovalent cation/H(+) antiporter subunit G, whose translation MIILDILGYALLSIGAFFFFMGGLGMLRMPDVFNRLQAGTKATTLGSFSVILGVGLINPQWLLKTVIIVAFIAITNPVGSSAIARTALKKGITPIAYEESHKEADGLPEGGEEE comes from the coding sequence ATGATCATACTAGATATTCTGGGGTATGCGCTCTTATCTATAGGCGCATTTTTCTTCTTCATGGGAGGCCTTGGAATGCTGAGGATGCCGGACGTTTTCAACAGGCTGCAGGCCGGGACGAAGGCAACTACACTGGGCTCGTTCTCCGTGATACTCGGTGTAGGACTGATAAATCCGCAGTGGCTATTGAAGACTGTAATCATAGTCGCCTTCATTGCTATTACAAATCCTGTAGGGAGTTCAGCGATCGCCAGAACGGCACTGAAGAAGGGAATAACACCGATAGCTTATGAGGAATCTCATAAGGAAGCAGACGGTCTCCCAGAAGGTGGTGAGGAAGAGTGA
- a CDS encoding complex I subunit 5 family protein codes for MNPVWLIAIPLALAFVSAFWRSVSGWALLVAAFFNAFAGVFGVMFLTATSFSIGGWKAPYGINLLVNDATKLLLPVANILFLFAVLSYLRKWEETKKYSVVFLVALASLNGILLTNDLFNLFVFLEIAGISAYLLASTGEGSGSKVASFKYLMIGSVGSLLYLLGVAVLYGAAGTLNISELAARISSGQISGDVTLVSSLLIVAGLGVESKLLPFNGWVPDVLTKSSRIATLVLASVYPLAMVNAFSKVLLAVGDDRVMSLVVLLGTATVLVGEVLAFSQKSLRRTLAYSSIAQSGLAIFLVGIGSVEAITGSIMLLINNALSKFMLFSVDDKVIDEVGRDDRDTLNGFGRKSPIVGVIFVVSAFSIAGMPLFFGFRGKLNAISASFETSMAVPIIILIAAAIEVTYYVRWIFTFFKPVGTAQTPEKRMVPSVEFLAFGLVLSTVIVFLGVSSGEAFMMFERAADSLVNGILAIGKAILGGM; via the coding sequence ATGAATCCCGTATGGTTAATAGCAATACCCCTCGCGCTAGCCTTTGTGAGCGCCTTCTGGAGAAGTGTCTCCGGTTGGGCTCTTCTTGTAGCCGCCTTCTTCAACGCCTTCGCCGGAGTCTTCGGGGTAATGTTCCTCACTGCTACAAGCTTCTCTATTGGCGGGTGGAAGGCTCCATATGGTATCAACTTGCTCGTTAACGACGCTACGAAGCTTTTACTTCCCGTCGCAAATATACTCTTTCTCTTTGCAGTGTTGAGTTACCTACGAAAATGGGAAGAGACTAAGAAGTACTCGGTGGTTTTCTTGGTAGCTCTTGCCTCATTGAACGGGATCCTTTTGACCAACGATCTCTTCAACCTCTTCGTTTTCCTCGAGATCGCCGGAATCTCCGCCTATCTTCTGGCATCTACTGGAGAAGGCAGCGGTTCAAAGGTTGCATCTTTCAAGTATCTGATGATAGGATCGGTAGGATCGCTGCTGTATCTTCTTGGGGTCGCTGTTCTTTACGGGGCGGCTGGCACTCTAAACATTTCCGAACTTGCTGCCAGGATATCTTCCGGTCAGATCAGCGGCGATGTCACGTTAGTTTCTTCACTTCTTATTGTTGCGGGTCTCGGTGTTGAATCGAAATTGCTTCCCTTTAATGGTTGGGTTCCCGACGTTCTGACGAAATCGTCGCGTATTGCTACGCTGGTTCTAGCGTCGGTCTATCCGCTCGCAATGGTGAATGCCTTTTCAAAGGTCTTACTCGCCGTAGGAGACGATCGCGTGATGAGTCTCGTCGTTCTTCTTGGGACGGCAACTGTCCTTGTAGGCGAGGTCCTTGCTTTCAGTCAGAAGTCGTTGAGAAGAACGCTTGCCTATTCAAGCATCGCTCAGTCGGGCCTGGCGATCTTTCTTGTCGGGATCGGGAGCGTTGAGGCTATTACGGGATCGATAATGCTTCTCATAAACAACGCTCTTTCGAAATTTATGCTCTTCTCCGTTGACGACAAGGTTATCGATGAAGTTGGTCGAGACGATAGAGATACTCTTAACGGGTTCGGCCGAAAGTCACCGATAGTCGGAGTAATATTTGTTGTCTCCGCGTTTTCTATCGCAGGTATGCCTCTCTTCTTCGGATTTAGGGGAAAGCTCAACGCGATATCGGCAAGCTTCGAAACCTCGATGGCCGTTCCTATAATAATTCTCATTGCAGCGGCCATCGAAGTTACATATTACGTCAGGTGGATCTTCACCTTCTTCAAGCCGGTCGGAACAGCTCAGACGCCTGAGAAGAGAATGGTCCCATCGGTGGAGTTCCTTGCCTTCGGGCTTGTGCTAAGTACGGTCATAGTCTTCCTCGGGGTAAGCTCGGGGGAGGCCTTCATGATGTTTGAGAGAGCCGCGGATTCTCTTGTAAATGGCATTTTGGCAATTGGAAAGGCCATTCTGGGAGGGATGTAG
- a CDS encoding sodium:proton antiporter: MIQYFSMMLVAVGLYGLLSQKNLVKLIISLNIAEIGVNLFIVSIGYIEGGAAPILSSVSDNSSLLFVDPLPQALVLTSIVIGVGVTALALSLIVSVSKSRGTIDISELSSGGGDSE, encoded by the coding sequence ATGATCCAGTACTTTTCTATGATGCTGGTCGCCGTTGGCTTATACGGCCTTCTTTCGCAGAAGAATCTCGTTAAGCTAATTATCTCTTTGAATATAGCAGAGATCGGAGTCAACCTCTTCATTGTCTCTATAGGTTACATAGAAGGGGGAGCGGCTCCTATTCTTTCTTCGGTCAGCGACAACTCGTCCCTTCTCTTTGTCGATCCTCTTCCCCAGGCTCTAGTTCTTACTTCTATAGTTATCGGGGTGGGCGTAACGGCCCTGGCCCTTTCGCTTATTGTTTCTGTAAGCAAATCAAGGGGCACGATAGATATCTCGGAGCTCTCGAGCGGGGGAGGTGATTCCGAATGA
- a CDS encoding cation:proton antiporter: MIGFSIFFSLILMGAGLTLYRLLRGPTVPDRVAALDILNVMITSAIVLFSLIDGNPLFLDIALVYAALSFLETIVVARYLEGRR, from the coding sequence ATGATAGGTTTCTCCATCTTCTTTTCACTAATACTCATGGGCGCTGGACTTACTCTCTATAGATTGTTGAGAGGGCCGACGGTTCCCGACAGAGTCGCAGCACTGGACATATTGAACGTGATGATTACAAGTGCGATAGTGTTATTTTCTCTAATCGACGGCAATCCTCTCTTTCTAGATATAGCGCTTGTTTATGCTGCGCTCTCCTTTCTTGAGACCATAGTGGTTGCCAGGTATCTGGAGGGGAGAAGATGA
- a CDS encoding hydrogenase subunit MbhD domain-containing protein: protein MNVFSFIIGVVMVGLAIFAIETKKLLTSVIMLSAMSLLSVILFVIMKAPDVAITEASVGAGLTTAIFLLSLRKLKRADVE from the coding sequence GTGAACGTATTCTCGTTCATAATCGGAGTAGTAATGGTGGGACTGGCTATTTTCGCGATTGAAACGAAGAAGCTGCTGACTTCCGTGATAATGCTCTCCGCAATGAGTCTTCTGTCTGTCATACTGTTTGTTATTATGAAGGCTCCGGATGTCGCAATAACTGAAGCTTCTGTTGGAGCCGGCCTCACCACGGCCATATTTCTCCTCTCCCTTAGGAAGCTGAAACGAGCTGATGTAGAATGA
- a CDS encoding Na(+)/H(+) antiporter subunit B gives MKRMISALIALLFFFMIVTVLNSDSSDSMGIPRYGEVKLSERVSAKYIEKSVNGNEDEINFGITADAETGSANMVTSIVVNYRSFDTLGEVTVLFISATGVGLILGGGRKRVGSAISVSPVVKIASRVIAPLLMVLGIYVFVHGHLTPGGGFPGGAIIAAGFLLLVAVDDEKRASKGLKILEGTMGLLYVLIGIAGLLISGSFLKNFLPTGVVGELFSAGIIPVVYSVIGLKVGAELSGIVDDFISEGGDEA, from the coding sequence ATGAAGCGGATGATATCTGCACTTATAGCACTTCTTTTCTTCTTCATGATCGTAACCGTTCTGAATTCCGACTCTTCCGATTCTATGGGGATTCCAAGATATGGTGAAGTGAAGCTCTCCGAAAGAGTCTCTGCGAAATACATCGAGAAATCGGTGAATGGGAATGAAGATGAGATCAACTTTGGAATAACTGCAGACGCAGAGACTGGTTCGGCTAACATGGTTACTTCGATTGTCGTCAATTACAGGTCATTCGACACCCTCGGAGAGGTGACGGTACTCTTCATTTCAGCGACCGGAGTTGGACTGATTCTTGGAGGGGGAAGAAAGAGGGTAGGTTCGGCAATATCCGTCAGTCCCGTTGTCAAGATCGCCTCTCGCGTGATTGCCCCATTGCTTATGGTGCTGGGGATATACGTATTCGTTCATGGCCATCTGACGCCGGGTGGAGGATTTCCCGGAGGAGCGATAATCGCGGCCGGTTTCTTGCTGCTCGTTGCGGTCGACGATGAAAAGAGGGCTTCAAAGGGACTGAAGATACTGGAGGGTACAATGGGACTTCTCTACGTTCTCATAGGTATAGCCGGCCTGTTGATCTCGGGTTCCTTCCTTAAGAATTTCCTTCCCACCGGTGTGGTAGGAGAGCTTTTCAGCGCAGGAATTATACCGGTTGTTTACTCGGTAATCGGTCTCAAGGTTGGAGCAGAGCTTTCCGGAATTGTGGATGACTTCATTTCGGAAGGGGGCGATGAGGCATGA